The uncultured Trichococcus sp. DNA segment CCCTTTATGATGATGCCTATTGGGACAAAGAGGATGGCCGAAGCTACCGCGAAAAATTCCGGATCCGTTATTACAACAATGACGCTTCCTTTATCCGTCTGGAGAAAAAAGTCAAGGACGGCGCAGTCGGTTATAAACAGAGCGCCTGCATCACGAAAGACATGGCCGAACAGCTTATCCAAAAAAAATATGACTGCCTTGCTGATGCCAGCCATCCTTTGCTGCAGGAATTCTATGCCAAGTGCAAAAGCCAATGCATGGAACCGAAAGTGATCATCACTTACGAACGGGAAGCCTTCGCCTATGGCCCCGGGAACACGCGCATCACACTGGATTTTGATATGCACGCCAGCACGCAAGTATCCTCTTTCTTCCATGATGGCCGTATCGGAATAAGGGAGCCTGGGATCGACTGCGTGCTGGAAGTCAAATTCGACAACTATCTGCCGGAATGGATCCAAAGTCTGGTGCAGACAGAAGAGACCAACAGCACCTCGCACTCAAAATACGTCATCGGAAGACACCTAAACCAAATTTAAGAAAAGCTTCACGGGTTCGTTCAGCCCTGAAAGAAATTTAGGAAATCTGGCCTCGCAACGTTCCCTACGGTCACCTTATACTGGGAATCTAAGGGATAAATCCCTAAGATTCCCATGCAAATGAGCATCGTAGAGCGCAATGGGTCAGATTTATCTAATTTCCGAAGGGCTTACCCGTGAAGCTAGCCATCATTTAAGAAGCAGGAAATATTATTTAAAACCATACCAGGAGGAATATTGAAATGACAACATTTACAGATATCTTAAAAAACAGCTTTTTGGAGGAAACGGCCGACTTTTCCATCACGGCGGCTTCGGTTTCGCTGCTGTCGGCGCTCTTCATCGGCCTGTTCATCTTCTTCATCTATAAAAAAACCTATGCCGGCGTCATGTATTCGAAACCCTTCAACACGTCGTTGGTCCTATTGTCGGTACTGACGACTTTCGTCATCCTGGCCGTAACTTCCAACGTTGTGCTTTCCCTAGGTATGGTCGGTGCCCTTTCCATCGTCCGCTTCCGAACAGCCATCAAGGAACCGCTTGACCTGGTCTTCCTTTTCTGGTCGATCAGCGTCGGCATCATCCTGGGAGCTGGCTTGTATTCTCTGGCTTTCCTCGGATCGGCTTTCATCACTGTCATCCTGCTCGTACTGACAGGAAAGGTCGATTCTTCGGCCCCTTACATCTTGATGCTGCAGTTGGAGAATGAGAACGCCGAATTACAGGCTACCGAAATCATCAAAAACCGCTTCGGCAAAGTCATCGTAAAATCCAAGAGCATCACGGACGGTCAACCGGAATTGATCTATGAAGTAAAAGTCAAAAACAACGAAACAAGCTTCATGAATGAATTGAGCGCCATCGAAGGCGTCCAGAACGCCACATTGGTCAGCTACAACGGCAACCAAGCAGGCTAGGAAAAGCTAACCCGTGTAGCTAGACATTAACCGCAGATATTGACCAAAAAAAATACCCGACAGGAGAACTAAATCATGAAAAATACTATAATGAACTTAAAGAACAGACCCCTTACGCAAATCCTCACCCTGACAGGCAGCCTTGCCTTACTGACAGCTTGCTCTACTGAAGCGAGCACCACTACAGCATCCAGCGACGGCTCGACCACTGAGGCGACCGTTGCATCCACCCTTGTATCAGACTCCAGTTATTCAGCAAGCAACAGCACAGCCATCAGTTTTTCCGATCAAACCATCACAGTCGACGGATCCGGAGCCGCTGCTGACGGCTCCATCCTGACCATCACGCAACCAGGCACATATATCCTCAGCGGAACCCTGAGCGAAGGCCAAGTCCGTGTCGAAACAGTCGATGAAGCTGATGTCCAGATCGTTCTCGATGGAGCTACGATTACGAATTCCACAGGAGCCGCAATCTTCGTGAAAAGCGCCAACTCCGCGACCATAACCTTGGCTGAAGGAACGACCAATACTTTAAGCGACGGAGAAACCTATACCTTCGAAGACAGTGAAGACGAACCGGATGCGACCCTGTTCAGCAAATCCGACCTCATCCTGAACGGAACGGGAACGTTGGTCGTCGATGCCAATTATGCTCACGCAATCAAAGGTAAAGATGATGTGACCATCGCAGAAGGTACCTATGACATCACTTCTGTAGGCGACGCAATCAAAGGCAGCGATTCGCTCTTCATCAGC contains these protein-coding regions:
- a CDS encoding polyphosphate polymerase domain-containing protein, with the translated sequence MSEICYRNEFKHEISQKNKVILTSRLRKFLKHDENSVGNSYSIRSLYFDTLYDDAYWDKEDGRSYREKFRIRYYNNDASFIRLEKKVKDGAVGYKQSACITKDMAEQLIQKKYDCLADASHPLLQEFYAKCKSQCMEPKVIITYEREAFAYGPGNTRITLDFDMHASTQVSSFFHDGRIGIREPGIDCVLEVKFDNYLPEWIQSLVQTEETNSTSHSKYVIGRHLNQI
- a CDS encoding DUF4956 domain-containing protein codes for the protein MTTFTDILKNSFLEETADFSITAASVSLLSALFIGLFIFFIYKKTYAGVMYSKPFNTSLVLLSVLTTFVILAVTSNVVLSLGMVGALSIVRFRTAIKEPLDLVFLFWSISVGIILGAGLYSLAFLGSAFITVILLVLTGKVDSSAPYILMLQLENENAELQATEIIKNRFGKVIVKSKSITDGQPELIYEVKVKNNETSFMNELSAIEGVQNATLVSYNGNQAG